A genomic region of Dreissena polymorpha isolate Duluth1 chromosome 4, UMN_Dpol_1.0, whole genome shotgun sequence contains the following coding sequences:
- the LOC127877763 gene encoding E3 ubiquitin-protein ligase RNF14-like, producing MSDKEEQEDELLALTSIYDNVLKVHKEGELNGGELLALPVLPNDFKIKVVKIKKDSEKDGAGQMLTDLHHVKFLPPVLLNFLLPVDYPSNSPPQFTLSCKWLNREQLSKLCSKLDSLWEESRGSVILFQWNTFLQDELFDHLQLSSPIELAHVVSRKLDCHLDPRAIQEIASQDQLLPVILDYNKQERLNQFEKSSYSCNVCFCEKSGAHCLMFYDCDHVYCNDCMRNYFSIQIKDGNVKGLECPHDDCESQAHPAQVKKLVPPELFTKYDQLLLQTSLDMMSDITFCPRPTCQCPVLMERDTPLASCPACQFVFCTLCRLVYHGLSPCRLKADGLQKLREEYLGADKATRQLLERRYGKITIQQALEESFTNEWLKEHSKQCPSCGAHIQKIDGCNKMTCMKCRAYFCWLCNNTLSRANPYLHYNSLNSKCHNRLFEGVEMEDGFEDDDDDEDGWGWL from the exons ATGAGTGACAAAGAAGAGCAGGAGGATGAGCTCTTGGCCCTCACCAGTATCTATGACAACGTGTTGAAGGTGCATAAGGAGGGGGAGCTGAACGGAGGCGAGCTACTAGCACTTCCAgtcctgccaaatgattttaaaattaaggTGGTCAAGATTAAAAAAG ATAGTGAAAAAGACGGTGCTGGTCAGATGCTGACAGACTTGCATCATGTCAAGTTCCTGCCACCAGTGCTGCTGAACTTCCTGTTGCCAGTGGACTATCCTTCAAACAGCCCGCCACAGTTCACTCTCTCCTGCAAGTGGCTCAACAGAGAACAG CTGAGCAAACTGTGCTCAAAGCTGGACAGTCTGTGGGAAGAGAGCCGGGGCAGCGTGATCCTGTTCCAGTGGAACACCTTCCTGCAGGACGAGCTGTTTGACCACCTGCAGCTGTCCTCACCTATTGAGCTTGCGCACGTTGTTAGCCGCAAGCTGGACTGCCATCTGGATCCAAGGGCCATACAGGAGATTGCATCACAGGATCAACTTCTTCCAGTGATTCTTGACTACAACAAGCAAGAGCGCCTCAATCAGTTCGAGAAGTCGAGTTACTCCTGTAATGTTTGCTTCTGCGAGAAGAGTGGGGCGCACTGTCTGATGTTTTATGACTGTGATCATGTGTATTGTAATGACTGCATGAGGAATTACTTCAGTATTCAGATAAAGGATGGCAACGTAAAGGGGCTGGAGTGTCCGCATGATGACTGCGAGTCTCAAGCACATCCTGCTCAG GTGAAGAAACTGGTTCCCCCAGAGCTGTTCACCAAGTACGACCAGCTGTTGTTGCAGACAAGCCTGGATATGATGTCAGACATCACGTTCTGTCCGCGCCCAACCTGTCAGTGCCCCGTGCTAATGGAGAGAGATACGCCCCTGGCATCATGCCCTGCCTGCCAGTTTGTCTTCTGCACCCTGTGTAGACTTGTCTACCATGGTTTGTCACCCTGCCGGCTCAAAGCAG ATGGTCTTCAGAAACTGCGCGAGGAGTACCTTGGGGCTGACAAGGCCACACGACAGCTGCTGGAGAGGAGGTACGGGAAGATCACAATCCAGCAGGCCCTCGAGGAGAGCTTCACTAACGAGTGGCTCAAGGAACACTCCAAGCAGTGCCCCAGCTGTGGGGCTCACATACAG AAAATCGATGGTTGCAACAAGATGACATGCATGAAATGCCGCGCCTACTTCTGCTGGTTGTGCAACAATACTCTATCACGTGCCAACCCGTACCTTCACTACAActccttgaactccaagtgtcaCAACAGGCTGTTTGAGGGTGTGGAAATGGAGGACGGGTTTGaggatgacgacgatgatgaggATGGGTGGGGGTGGTTGTAA